The Pseudomonas nunensis genome includes the window CACGCAACTCAATGAAATCTTCATCCTGCAGTGCCGGATTGATCTTCTTGAGATAACGCTGAACTTTGTCGAGGAAGGCCTGATCAGGTTCCGAGAACATTGGATGCTCTCCAGGTACGTAAAACGGAACGTACACAATATGCTGATCCAGAGGACGTAGATTCGAGTATTCCACCAACCCTGGAATGTCCATTTCAGGATCGTTGGTGTTCAACCAGAAGTTCTCTGACACCGGTTTGCTTAATTTTGCGATGACGCAAACGACTGCAATGTTTTTCACAGCCTTGTATTTGGCGAGAATTTCGCTTGGCAGATCCGGCATGACCCGGGGCACAAAAGGCAACGGAATCGTACTGATGACCTTATCAAATGCCTCTACCGTGGTACCGACTTCAACGCCTTGGACTTTGCCGTTTTCGATCACCACGCGGGTTACAGGCGTTTGCAGGCGGATATCGCCGCCATTGGCCTCGATATCGGCTTTCAGTGCGCGAAGAAGAGTGTCTGAGCCACCTTCAAGGTAGCCAAGCTTTTCCTTGAACAGACTGTAGCGAGAGCGACCGATTCGGCGGATCCGGCTCCAGATCCAGGCAGCGGAAAGGTTGTCGCTGTAGTCATAGAATTTGTAGTCGAACAAGCGCCGCCAGAGTACTTCCCATGCTTGAGGGCCCACCCAACGCTTGATCCAGCCGGTCGCTTCAACATTGTCGAGAGGCTTCCAGTCGTTGCGTTTGGTGCAAAGAAACGCATGTAGCCCGTAGCGAATCTTGGCGATCAGACCGAGACCGCGAAATTTCAGCAACGCTATCGGATTGCCCCAAGGCTGGAGTTGGTCCTGATACCAGTACCCCATCTTTGTTTCGACCCAGTGCATCTTGTCGGCCAAGCCCAGTTCTGAGAGTACGGTAAGAAATGCATGGTCGGAAATGCAATGGAAATGGTAATAACGCTCGATACTCAATCCTGAAAAGTCGAACGAGGCGGTCATCCCCCCCACACGGTCGTCGGCTTCAAATACAACCGGGTTGTGGCCGTCGCGCGCCAATTGATAAGCAACAGCCAACCCCATAGGGCCCGCGCCGAGAACAGCAATACGCTGGCCCATGGTTAAAACTCCAGTACGAATTTGCTGTAATTAGGGTCGTTGAAGGTCTCGTCTATTGCCTTGGCAAACGGAGTAAACGGGACATTGAAGATGGTTGGCCAATCAATCACCTCAAACTCGTCCTTGGCGCTGAGGGCGGCTAACTGTTGAGTGGTGAATGGCGGGTTCTTATCAAATTGGCCCCATATCCAGATCAGCGCATAGAACAAGCTGTACGGGATTTTTACTATTGGCGTTTTCAATCGCGTGGCTTTCTTGATTTCACGAATGATATCAATGTAGTCAACTTTCTCATGGCCGGAAATATTGTAGATTCCGTTATGCTCCCGATTGTCAATGCAGTTGATGATGACATTGCAGAAATCCCCCGCATACAGGGGCTGGCGCATGTATCGGCCATGTCCTGGAATTGGAAAAACCGGCACTTTTTTCATGAAGCGGGAAAGCCAACCTAAATGCTTACGGTCGAACCAGCCGAACATCAAGGTAGGCCGCAGGATAGGACACGCAATGCCACTTTCCAGCACCATCTGCTCCTGATCTTTCTTGCTCCTGGTATAAAAGTCGTCCGCTACCGACTCTACAACGGAAGAGCTGATATGGACGAGTCGCGGTACGTCGTTAGCCTTGATGGCCTCAAGAATCAAACGAGTTGAGTCGACGTTGTTCCTTATGAACTCCTGGTAATCGTTGCCGCCAATCTGGGCTTGCAACATCACCACCACGTCGGCACCGACGAAGTGTCGCTGCCATTGGCCCGGCTCTGCCAGATCTGCGAACTCAACCGTGATGTCAGGCTGGACTCTCTTCAACACTTCGATGTTTTTCAGGTGCTTATCCAAAACAACGATGTTGTTGTAGCCTTTGGCTTTCAAGCGGGCAACCAGATTTTGCCCAACCAGGCCAGC containing:
- a CDS encoding NAD(P)/FAD-dependent oxidoreductase, producing the protein MGQRIAVLGAGPMGLAVAYQLARDGHNPVVFEADDRVGGMTASFDFSGLSIERYYHFHCISDHAFLTVLSELGLADKMHWVETKMGYWYQDQLQPWGNPIALLKFRGLGLIAKIRYGLHAFLCTKRNDWKPLDNVEATGWIKRWVGPQAWEVLWRRLFDYKFYDYSDNLSAAWIWSRIRRIGRSRYSLFKEKLGYLEGGSDTLLRALKADIEANGGDIRLQTPVTRVVIENGKVQGVEVGTTVEAFDKVISTIPLPFVPRVMPDLPSEILAKYKAVKNIAVVCVIAKLSKPVSENFWLNTNDPEMDIPGLVEYSNLRPLDQHIVYVPFYVPGEHPMFSEPDQAFLDKVQRYLKKINPALQDEDFIELRASRYRYAQPICDPGYLEKLPPVSLPIEGLWVADTSYYYPEDRGISESIDFGRQMARDISS
- a CDS encoding NAD-dependent epimerase/dehydratase family protein, whose protein sequence is MQTNKIILPGGAGLVGQNLVARLKAKGYNNIVVLDKHLKNIEVLKRVQPDITVEFADLAEPGQWQRHFVGADVVVMLQAQIGGNDYQEFIRNNVDSTRLILEAIKANDVPRLVHISSSVVESVADDFYTRSKKDQEQMVLESGIACPILRPTLMFGWFDRKHLGWLSRFMKKVPVFPIPGHGRYMRQPLYAGDFCNVIINCIDNREHNGIYNISGHEKVDYIDIIREIKKATRLKTPIVKIPYSLFYALIWIWGQFDKNPPFTTQQLAALSAKDEFEVIDWPTIFNVPFTPFAKAIDETFNDPNYSKFVLEF